A single window of Acidobacteriota bacterium DNA harbors:
- a CDS encoding DUF4118 domain-containing protein, with the protein MDNGWNKLFLRTSNGYLFAVAGIAVATAAMAPFHDRLSSTTVALALLLVVLFAATGWGSRPAALAAILGGTCFNFFFLPPVHTFVIAAPQNWTALAAFLITAVTAGQLSARAKRRAEEAEAGKVEIERLYREYQAAAEQAKQVEIFRQSEQLKSALLDAVTHDLRTPLTSIKASVTTLIAEESSEDPVKLDTESRFELLEIINEEADRLNRFVEHMVELAKLEAGELQLRRRWGSVEEIIATARERAAGLTAKHRVEVSVETELPSVRVDATLLAEVLYSLIDNSAKYSPVGSTIKINAHRAENEMISISVEDQGRGVPAELRLRIFDKFFRVTTDGNQPSGLGMGLAIARGIVEAHGGHIWIESGAKDCGVRVSMLIPIGDEDDSEGDHEND; encoded by the coding sequence ATGGACAACGGCTGGAACAAACTTTTTCTTCGCACCAGCAACGGTTACTTGTTTGCGGTCGCAGGCATTGCGGTTGCGACGGCGGCAATGGCTCCGTTTCACGACCGGCTGAGTTCGACAACGGTGGCATTGGCGTTGTTGCTGGTGGTGTTGTTCGCCGCAACCGGCTGGGGCAGCCGCCCGGCGGCGCTGGCGGCGATTCTGGGCGGAACTTGCTTCAACTTCTTCTTCCTGCCGCCGGTTCACACCTTCGTTATTGCAGCGCCGCAAAACTGGACAGCCCTGGCGGCGTTTTTGATTACAGCCGTTACCGCAGGCCAGCTTTCCGCCCGCGCCAAACGCCGCGCCGAAGAAGCCGAAGCGGGCAAAGTGGAAATCGAGCGGCTCTATCGTGAATATCAGGCCGCCGCCGAACAGGCCAAACAGGTGGAAATCTTTCGTCAAAGCGAACAATTGAAATCGGCGTTGCTGGACGCGGTCACGCACGATTTGCGTACGCCCCTGACTTCCATCAAAGCATCGGTAACAACTTTGATCGCTGAAGAAAGCAGCGAGGATCCCGTCAAGCTGGATACCGAAAGCCGGTTTGAACTGCTGGAAATCATCAACGAAGAAGCGGATCGGTTGAATCGCTTTGTCGAACACATGGTGGAATTGGCCAAACTGGAAGCGGGTGAATTGCAATTGCGCCGTCGTTGGGGTTCAGTGGAAGAAATCATCGCCACCGCCAGAGAACGCGCGGCAGGATTAACCGCCAAACATCGAGTCGAAGTTTCCGTTGAAACCGAATTGCCGTCGGTCAGAGTGGATGCAACCCTGTTGGCAGAGGTCTTGTATTCGCTGATTGACAATTCCGCGAAGTATTCTCCCGTCGGTTCAACCATCAAAATCAATGCTCATCGAGCCGAAAACGAAATGATTTCCATTTCCGTCGAAGATCAGGGGCGCGGGGTTCCGGCGGAATTGCGCCTGCGAATCTTCGACAAATTCTTTCGCGTCACCACCGATGGAAATCAGCCCAGCGGCTTAGGAATGGGCCTGGCCATCGCTCGTGGAATCGTTGAAGCGCACGGCGGACACATCTGGATTGAAAGCGGAGCGAAAGATTGCGGGGTCCGCGTGAGCATGCTGATTCCTATCGGCGACGAAGACGATTCGGAGGGAGATCACGAAAATGACTGA
- a CDS encoding response regulator transcription factor, translating into MTEPPRILVVDDEPQILRVLRRGLSARGYEVQTASNGEEALSVFAQWPADLVITDLSMPQMAGLELCRRLRKLSQVPIIVLSVKGEERTKVEALDSGADDYITKPFGIDELLARIRAALRRTSSTASRELTEIDLGDFHVDLEARSVAVRGSSVHLTPKEYELLLYLIRHAGKVLTHRVLLGAIWGGDYTEQTEYLRVFIGQLRKKIEPDPSNPRYILTEPWIGYRFSPDS; encoded by the coding sequence ATGACTGAGCCGCCACGCATTCTGGTCGTGGATGATGAACCGCAGATTTTGCGCGTATTGCGACGCGGCCTGTCCGCGCGCGGTTATGAAGTCCAAACCGCCAGCAACGGCGAAGAAGCGTTGAGCGTGTTTGCACAATGGCCCGCCGATCTGGTCATCACGGACCTTTCCATGCCGCAAATGGCAGGGCTGGAACTTTGCCGCCGACTGCGCAAATTGTCTCAGGTGCCGATCATAGTGCTTTCGGTTAAAGGAGAGGAACGAACCAAAGTCGAAGCGTTGGATTCCGGCGCAGACGATTACATCACCAAACCTTTCGGAATAGATGAACTTCTGGCGCGGATTCGAGCCGCGCTGCGACGCACCTCATCCACGGCTTCGCGCGAACTGACGGAAATTGATCTGGGCGATTTTCACGTGGATTTGGAAGCCAGAAGCGTCGCGGTGCGAGGAAGCAGCGTTCATCTGACGCCCAAGGAATACGAACTGCTGCTGTACCTGATTCGGCACGCCGGAAAAGTCCTGACGCATCGCGTTTTGCTGGGGGCCATTTGGGGCGGCGATTACACAGAACAAACCGAATACCTGCGCGTTTTCATCGGCCAGCTTCGCAAAAAAATCGAGCCGGATCCGAGCAACCCCCGCTATATTCTGACCGAACCCTGGATTGGGTACAGGTTTTCTCCGGATTCCTAA
- a CDS encoding DUF1223 domain-containing protein yields MRIAIAVVLSLIVVFLVGVKFFRTSINWSSASSVARAEADIADVTPNPNDGKRAPVIVELFTSEGCSSCPPADKVLAELESAQPVAGAEIIAMSEHVDYWNYIGWSDPFSSEAFSARQQAYAPVFRNDGVYTPQMVVDGQAEFVGSNTDKAKTAIARAAKLPKGLVSIQPERGAQTLKLKINVAKLPAVSGSDFADVLLAITETNLSSQVVRGENSGRRLVHTAVVREMRSLGRMDNPNGAFETTTTAMLKRDWKLSDVRVVVFVQEHTNKRILAAGSTGLSAKQM; encoded by the coding sequence ATGAGAATTGCTATTGCTGTCGTTTTGTCGTTGATCGTTGTTTTCTTGGTCGGCGTGAAATTTTTTCGGACTTCAATCAACTGGTCGTCGGCGTCTTCGGTGGCAAGGGCGGAAGCCGATATTGCAGACGTGACGCCGAATCCCAACGATGGCAAACGCGCGCCGGTGATTGTCGAGTTGTTCACTTCCGAAGGCTGTTCCAGTTGTCCGCCTGCCGATAAGGTATTGGCGGAACTGGAAAGCGCGCAGCCGGTTGCCGGAGCGGAAATCATCGCGATGAGCGAGCACGTGGATTACTGGAATTACATCGGCTGGTCAGACCCATTTTCGTCCGAAGCCTTCAGCGCGCGCCAGCAAGCCTATGCGCCGGTGTTTCGCAACGACGGCGTATACACGCCGCAAATGGTGGTGGATGGGCAAGCGGAATTTGTCGGCAGCAACACCGACAAAGCGAAAACCGCGATTGCGCGCGCGGCCAAATTGCCAAAAGGCCTCGTCAGCATTCAGCCAGAACGGGGCGCGCAAACGCTCAAGTTGAAAATCAACGTAGCCAAATTGCCCGCCGTCAGTGGCAGTGATTTTGCCGACGTGCTGCTGGCCATCACGGAAACCAATTTGTCATCCCAGGTCGTTCGCGGAGAAAATTCGGGGCGGCGATTGGTGCATACCGCAGTCGTGCGTGAAATGCGCTCGCTGGGGCGAATGGACAATCCGAATGGCGCGTTTGAAACGACTACAACGGCAATGTTGAAACGCGACTGGAAACTCAGTGATGTTCGGGTTGTTGTGTTCGTTCAGGAACACACAAACAAACGCATTCTGGCGGCAGGTTCCACGGGGCTGTCAGCGAAGCAGATGTAA
- a CDS encoding mercuric reductase, whose translation MTLADDPHDRLLIENCHPPNHINPTPNGKYNLVAIGAGAAGLVSAGGAGGLGAKAAIIERSLMGGDCLVTGCVPSKAVLRAARAVYDLRLAREFGVTLPGEPQLDFAAAMERMRWLRSQISVNDSAVRMKEKYNVDVFLGDARFASPTEIEVDGQRLEFDRAVIATGGRPAELPIPGLKEASCYTNENIFTITELPRRMIVIGGGPVGCELAQAFQRFGSAVTILNDVEHILPREDMDAAELIHRQLIGEGVRIENQMKVIRVELRSAEKVVVYEQAGQQHESACDLILSAAGRVPNIEGLNLEAAGVEYSREGVKVDDFLRTTNPRIYAAGDVCSQFKFTHAADAMARTVLRNALFFGRVRMSQLVMPWVTYTDPEVAHVGFYETDARAAGFEVATITEPLDDNDRAILDGETEGFARIHYDRRSGKILGGTIVARHAGDMISELTLAITHGLKLSALSNTIHPYPTQAEVLHRIGDSYNRTRLSPAINRIIKKWFAWKRR comes from the coding sequence ATGACACTGGCGGATGATCCTCACGACCGGTTGCTGATCGAAAATTGCCATCCGCCGAATCACATCAATCCGACTCCAAACGGCAAATACAATCTGGTGGCCATTGGCGCGGGCGCTGCCGGATTGGTCAGCGCAGGCGGCGCAGGCGGACTTGGCGCAAAAGCCGCCATCATCGAACGCTCGTTGATGGGCGGAGATTGTCTGGTTACGGGGTGCGTGCCGTCGAAAGCCGTCCTTCGCGCGGCGCGTGCGGTTTACGATCTTCGGCTGGCGCGTGAATTTGGGGTTACGCTTCCCGGTGAGCCCCAACTTGATTTCGCCGCCGCGATGGAGCGTATGCGGTGGCTGCGCTCGCAAATCAGCGTTAACGATTCCGCCGTGCGGATGAAGGAAAAATACAACGTGGACGTTTTCCTCGGCGACGCTCGGTTTGCCAGTCCGACGGAAATTGAAGTGGACGGCCAACGGTTGGAATTTGATCGAGCCGTGATTGCCACCGGCGGTCGCCCCGCTGAGTTGCCAATTCCCGGTCTAAAAGAAGCGAGTTGTTACACGAACGAAAATATCTTCACGATTACCGAACTGCCTCGCCGGATGATTGTCATCGGCGGAGGTCCGGTTGGCTGTGAACTGGCGCAGGCCTTTCAGCGATTCGGCAGCGCGGTGACGATTCTCAACGACGTTGAACACATTTTGCCGCGCGAAGATATGGACGCTGCCGAATTGATTCATCGCCAATTGATCGGCGAAGGCGTGCGAATCGAAAACCAGATGAAGGTCATTCGCGTCGAGCTTCGCAGCGCGGAAAAGGTCGTTGTTTACGAACAGGCTGGGCAGCAGCACGAAAGCGCTTGTGATTTGATTTTGTCAGCCGCCGGTCGTGTGCCGAACATTGAAGGTTTGAATTTAGAAGCGGCAGGCGTCGAATACTCGCGCGAAGGCGTCAAGGTGGATGATTTTCTGCGCACGACAAATCCACGAATTTACGCGGCAGGTGATGTTTGTTCGCAGTTCAAATTCACCCACGCGGCGGACGCGATGGCCAGAACTGTGCTACGGAACGCGCTGTTTTTTGGCCGAGTACGGATGAGCCAGTTGGTGATGCCTTGGGTAACGTACACCGATCCAGAAGTTGCGCACGTCGGATTTTACGAAACGGATGCGCGCGCGGCGGGATTCGAAGTGGCCACGATCACGGAACCGCTTGACGACAATGACCGAGCCATTTTGGATGGAGAAACCGAAGGCTTTGCGCGCATTCATTACGACCGGCGATCAGGAAAGATTTTGGGAGGAACCATTGTCGCCCGGCACGCCGGAGATATGATCAGCGAATTGACTCTGGCCATCACCCACGGATTGAAACTCAGCGCACTTTCCAACACGATTCATCCATACCCAACCCAAGCCGAGGTGCTGCACCGCATTGGCGACAGCTACAACCGCACTCGGTTATCGCCAGCCATCAACCGAATTATCAAAAAATGGTTTGCCTGGAAACGGCGATAA
- a CDS encoding Gfo/Idh/MocA family oxidoreductase produces the protein MKPFARLLAFAISLVVFGSTFIANRQQAAVQEPIKVGIIGTDTSHVPAFTKLLNDPKEPGYIPGARVVAAFKGGSKDVESSYKRVDNYATEIHDKYGVEIVPSIEELLTKVDVVLLESVDGRPHLAQARPVFKAKKRVFIDKPFAASYADAREIVRLSRESGTPFFSTSSLRYANDIVALKSKPELGGILGAMTFSPSPTESHHPDLYWYGIHGVEMLFTLMGTGCESVTRTNAAGVDVVTGKWKDGRIGTFRGIRDGKQDYGAVAFGAKANAGVMPPMKVDYRNLLVEIVKFFQTGVAPIQPEETLEIMAFMEAADLSKARGGAPVMLKEIQDRK, from the coding sequence ATGAAACCCTTTGCTCGCTTGCTCGCATTCGCTATTTCACTCGTTGTCTTTGGCTCAACGTTTATCGCTAATCGCCAACAAGCCGCCGTTCAGGAACCAATTAAAGTCGGCATCATCGGCACGGACACATCGCACGTTCCGGCGTTCACCAAACTGCTCAACGACCCGAAAGAGCCGGGGTACATTCCGGGCGCGCGTGTCGTTGCCGCGTTCAAAGGCGGCAGCAAGGATGTCGAATCCAGTTATAAGCGCGTAGACAATTACGCCACGGAAATCCACGACAAGTATGGTGTCGAAATTGTCCCTTCCATCGAAGAGTTGTTGACCAAAGTGGATGTCGTATTGCTGGAAAGCGTGGATGGCCGCCCGCATTTGGCCCAAGCTCGTCCCGTGTTCAAAGCCAAAAAGCGCGTGTTCATTGATAAACCGTTTGCCGCCAGTTACGCCGACGCGCGTGAAATCGTCCGGTTGTCGCGCGAAAGCGGAACGCCCTTTTTCAGCACTTCCAGTTTGCGATACGCCAATGACATCGTCGCGCTGAAAAGCAAACCGGAACTCGGCGGCATCCTCGGTGCGATGACATTCAGCCCTTCGCCGACCGAATCGCATCATCCGGATTTGTACTGGTATGGCATTCACGGCGTCGAAATGCTGTTTACGTTGATGGGAACAGGATGCGAATCCGTCACACGAACCAATGCCGCCGGCGTGGATGTGGTCACAGGCAAATGGAAAGATGGGCGCATTGGCACGTTTCGCGGCATTCGTGACGGCAAACAGGATTACGGCGCAGTTGCGTTCGGCGCAAAAGCCAATGCCGGTGTAATGCCGCCGATGAAAGTGGATTACCGTAACCTGCTGGTCGAAATCGTCAAATTCTTCCAAACCGGCGTCGCTCCGATCCAACCCGAAGAGACGCTGGAAATCATGGCTTTCATGGAAGCTGCTGATTTGAGCAAAGCTCGCGGCGGTGCGCCCGTCATGCTGAAAGAAATCCAGGATCGCAAATGA
- a CDS encoding S-adenosylmethionine:tRNA ribosyltransferase-isomerase yields MKAAQAPRTEKKQIKLLVVEAGELRDGLIERLPDHLRAGDLLVVNDAATLPASLHGRDERDHPVEIRLASQLNDRSWQAVVFGAGDWRTPTEHRTAPPRVKTGEEIAFANDFSAIVLKESDLSSRLLDLEFNRSGEDLWQGIYRHGKPIQYSYMIEELNLWSVQNVYGSRPWAVEMPSAGHALDWQLLLKLQEKGIQTATLTHGAGLSATGDEQIDRALPLAERFEIPAATMAAVLKTRATGGRVIAVGTSVVRALESASLGLSGVTTLKIGPAHQLQFVDGLLTGTHDVTESHYQLLRAFLPERLLDNISQHLEAYNYLTHEFGDACLILTDSENPQLG; encoded by the coding sequence ATGAAAGCGGCACAAGCTCCCAGAACTGAAAAGAAACAGATCAAATTGCTGGTTGTCGAAGCTGGTGAATTGCGCGACGGATTGATAGAGCGATTACCTGATCATCTGCGTGCAGGCGATTTGCTGGTGGTGAATGATGCGGCGACGTTGCCTGCTTCGTTGCACGGGCGCGATGAGCGCGACCATCCGGTGGAAATCCGTCTGGCTTCGCAACTCAACGACCGAAGCTGGCAAGCCGTCGTTTTTGGCGCGGGCGATTGGCGCACACCGACGGAACATCGCACGGCGCCACCGCGCGTCAAAACGGGCGAAGAGATTGCCTTTGCCAATGATTTCAGCGCCATTGTTCTGAAGGAAAGCGACCTTTCCAGTCGGCTACTCGACCTGGAATTCAACCGGTCGGGCGAAGACCTTTGGCAGGGAATTTACCGGCACGGCAAGCCGATTCAGTATTCGTATATGATCGAGGAACTCAACCTGTGGTCGGTGCAAAACGTGTATGGCAGCCGGCCTTGGGCCGTGGAAATGCCCAGCGCGGGACACGCGCTGGATTGGCAGTTGCTGCTGAAACTGCAGGAAAAAGGAATTCAAACCGCCACGCTGACACACGGCGCTGGATTGTCCGCAACCGGCGACGAGCAAATTGACCGAGCGTTGCCGCTGGCCGAACGATTTGAAATTCCTGCGGCAACGATGGCCGCCGTGCTGAAAACCAGAGCCACTGGCGGACGCGTTATTGCGGTCGGCACTTCGGTGGTTCGCGCGCTGGAAAGCGCCTCGCTGGGATTGAGCGGTGTCACGACATTGAAAATCGGCCCGGCGCATCAGCTTCAATTTGTGGATGGATTGCTGACCGGCACGCACGACGTGACCGAAAGCCATTACCAATTGCTCAGAGCCTTTTTGCCTGAACGTTTGCTCGACAACATCAGCCAGCATTTGGAAGCGTACAATTACCTGACGCACGAGTTCGGCGACGCCTGTCTGATTCTGACCGACTCTGAAAACCCACAGTTAGGTTAG
- a CDS encoding RNA polymerase sigma factor yields the protein MRIPHVSRPADATETMSSATTPSDQDLLRLMMAGDEDAFTALYRRHQGSIYRFALLMSGSASVADDVTQEVFLALMNGGQRYDSTRGPLHAFLHGIARNQVLRGRRRDRGFSSLEEEAEDGETSPVRNLASPDDPLADIVRGEMIDALRQAVLALPARYREIVVLCDFQELSYAEAALALDCAVGTVSSRLNRARTLLAERLRAMNQADAAIFNAAPLKCLV from the coding sequence GTGCGAATACCTCATGTCAGCCGACCGGCGGACGCTACAGAAACGATGAGCAGCGCAACGACACCCAGCGATCAAGACTTGCTGCGGCTGATGATGGCCGGGGATGAAGACGCGTTTACGGCGCTTTACCGGCGGCATCAAGGCAGCATTTACCGGTTTGCATTGCTGATGAGCGGTTCGGCCAGCGTCGCGGACGACGTGACGCAGGAAGTATTTCTGGCCTTAATGAACGGAGGCCAACGTTACGATTCGACGCGCGGCCCGCTACATGCGTTTTTGCACGGGATCGCTCGGAATCAGGTGTTGCGCGGTCGCCGCCGGGATCGTGGTTTCAGTTCGCTCGAAGAAGAAGCGGAAGACGGTGAAACGTCTCCTGTGCGAAATCTGGCTTCGCCGGACGACCCTCTTGCGGACATTGTGCGCGGCGAAATGATTGATGCCTTGCGCCAAGCGGTTCTGGCGTTGCCCGCGCGCTATCGAGAAATCGTCGTGTTATGCGACTTTCAAGAACTTTCGTATGCCGAAGCGGCGCTGGCCTTGGATTGTGCGGTCGGTACGGTGAGTTCCCGGTTGAACCGGGCGCGCACTTTACTGGCCGAGCGATTGCGCGCAATGAATCAAGCGGATGCTGCCATCTTTAACGCTGCTCCGCTGAAGTGTTTGGTATGA
- a CDS encoding helix-turn-helix transcriptional regulator yields the protein MEDKLAGYIAQNIKQLRQSRNLSQEQLSRLSGVPRPTWSNLESGTANPTVSVLAKVAAALQVPVEELISPPKAQAKLYPADTIPKQRRGGVLIRKLLPDYLQGMELDRMELPPGAQMTGVPHRMGTREYLACESGHVELVVSGEKYSLSPGDVVVFRGDQKHSYANRAADVAVAYSAIVLGPGRIS from the coding sequence ATGGAAGACAAGCTGGCGGGATACATCGCGCAAAACATCAAACAGTTGCGTCAGAGCCGCAACCTGTCACAGGAACAATTGTCGCGGCTTTCGGGAGTCCCACGGCCTACGTGGTCGAACCTGGAATCAGGCACGGCAAACCCGACGGTATCCGTGCTGGCCAAAGTCGCCGCCGCACTCCAGGTTCCCGTCGAAGAATTGATCAGCCCGCCAAAGGCGCAAGCGAAACTGTATCCGGCGGACACTATTCCCAAACAACGCCGAGGCGGCGTGTTGATTCGCAAACTGCTGCCGGATTATTTGCAGGGGATGGAGCTGGATCGGATGGAATTGCCGCCGGGCGCGCAAATGACCGGCGTTCCACATCGGATGGGGACGCGGGAATATCTGGCCTGCGAATCCGGCCACGTGGAACTGGTCGTTTCCGGCGAAAAGTATTCGCTGTCTCCCGGCGATGTCGTGGTCTTTCGCGGCGATCAAAAACATTCGTATGCGAATCGCGCCGCGGATGTCGCCGTGGCTTATAGCGCGATTGTTTTAGGGCCTGGAAGGATCAGCTAA
- a CDS encoding SDR family oxidoreductase, translated as MSELNGKSVLITGGSRGLGKALALKLAAKGARIALVARNKAELDEVVGEIKWNGGTAFGIVADVGDKESIYPIVGQAAALAGPVDILINNASTLGPVPLRLIPDTDCEDFERALQINTIGPFRLIKAVAGPMILRQAGLVINISSDAAVEAYPTWGVYSASKAALDHLTRIAAAELGGAGVHFLSVDPGEMDTRMHADAMPEADPASLQSPDAVAEQIVLMIERADEVENGSRLIANNWLERRVYESGTSSQN; from the coding sequence ATGTCTGAATTGAATGGAAAGTCTGTGTTGATTACCGGCGGAAGCCGCGGGCTTGGCAAAGCGTTGGCGCTGAAGCTGGCGGCAAAAGGCGCGCGCATTGCCCTGGTTGCACGGAACAAAGCCGAACTGGATGAAGTCGTCGGCGAAATCAAATGGAATGGTGGAACGGCTTTTGGCATCGTCGCTGACGTGGGCGACAAGGAAAGCATTTACCCGATTGTCGGTCAGGCGGCGGCGCTGGCTGGGCCGGTGGATATTTTGATCAATAACGCCAGCACATTGGGACCTGTGCCCTTGCGGCTGATTCCCGATACAGATTGCGAAGATTTCGAGCGCGCGTTGCAGATCAACACCATCGGCCCGTTTCGACTGATCAAAGCCGTCGCCGGGCCAATGATTCTGCGGCAAGCGGGATTGGTCATCAACATTTCTTCGGATGCGGCGGTTGAAGCGTATCCGACTTGGGGTGTGTACAGCGCTTCCAAGGCGGCGCTGGATCATTTGACGCGGATTGCGGCGGCGGAATTGGGTGGTGCGGGTGTCCACTTTCTGAGCGTTGATCCCGGCGAAATGGACACGCGCATGCACGCCGACGCGATGCCGGAGGCCGATCCTGCAAGTTTGCAATCGCCGGACGCCGTCGCCGAACAGATCGTGTTGATGATTGAACGCGCCGACGAAGTTGAAAACGGGTCGAGGCTCATTGCAAACAATTGGTTGGAAAGGAGAGTTTATGAAAGCGGCACAAGCTCCCAGAACTGA
- a CDS encoding TVP38/TMEM64 family protein — MASIKDKKFLWILALVILVLIGLRFLPVNEWLHQAQHWIEGLGTFAPVAYVLLYVVTALFLIPGSLLTIGAAGIFSFWKAFAVVVIGANLAALAAFWLSRTYLRDRVVRWAEGNPKFAALDGAIGREGFKTVFLVRLSPVFPFTLLNYLLGLTTVRTSSYVLANLIGMLPGTFLYVYIGATARDALSASSGGVGAWQLVLRIVGLLATVAVVVLVTRSAKKALAQAEQESVEVLPEHKTFRQDLRDSTR, encoded by the coding sequence GTGGCTTCAATCAAAGACAAAAAATTTTTGTGGATTCTTGCGCTGGTGATCCTTGTGCTCATTGGATTGCGGTTTTTGCCGGTCAACGAATGGTTGCATCAAGCGCAACACTGGATCGAAGGTCTTGGAACATTTGCGCCAGTTGCGTATGTGTTGCTGTACGTAGTGACGGCGTTATTTTTAATTCCCGGCAGTCTGTTGACGATTGGCGCAGCGGGCATTTTCAGTTTTTGGAAGGCGTTTGCAGTGGTTGTGATTGGCGCGAATCTGGCTGCGCTTGCTGCGTTCTGGTTGTCGCGAACGTATTTGCGCGACCGAGTTGTCCGGTGGGCGGAGGGCAATCCGAAATTCGCGGCGCTGGATGGCGCCATTGGCCGCGAAGGATTCAAGACGGTTTTTCTGGTCCGGCTCAGCCCGGTGTTTCCGTTTACGCTGTTGAATTACTTGCTGGGACTGACGACGGTGCGGACAAGTTCTTACGTGTTGGCGAATCTGATCGGAATGCTGCCGGGAACGTTTCTGTATGTTTACATTGGCGCGACGGCGCGCGATGCGTTGAGCGCAAGTTCAGGCGGCGTGGGCGCGTGGCAGCTTGTGTTGCGAATTGTCGGGTTACTGGCAACTGTTGCCGTTGTCGTGTTGGTGACACGAAGCGCCAAAAAAGCCCTGGCACAAGCTGAGCAGGAAAGCGTCGAAGTCTTACCGGAACATAAAACCTTTCGACAGGATTTACGGGATTCAACAAGATGA
- a CDS encoding glucosamine-6-phosphate deaminase, with product MILKVFADKSQLGQAAARQAAKAIKLAIAERGKARIIAATGMSQFEFLEALTAEPGIDWIQVEMFHLDEYVDLPITHPASFRKYLLERFIEPAGLTNFHLLNGERDPREVCQLIGEMIASAPIDIAFVGIGENGHLAFNDPPADFNNDAPYIVVNLDEACRRQQVGEGWFNDIDEVPQQAISMSVRQILKAKEIICIVPDARKAEAVRNCFEREISPMYPASALRTHLNTTIYLDTESSSLLTKP from the coding sequence GTGATTCTAAAAGTCTTCGCCGATAAAAGCCAACTTGGCCAAGCCGCTGCCAGACAAGCCGCAAAAGCAATCAAACTCGCCATCGCCGAACGTGGCAAAGCGCGCATTATTGCCGCCACAGGAATGTCGCAGTTTGAATTCCTGGAAGCATTAACCGCCGAACCTGGAATTGATTGGATCCAGGTAGAAATGTTTCACCTGGACGAATATGTTGATTTGCCCATCACGCATCCGGCCAGCTTTCGCAAATACCTGTTGGAGCGGTTTATTGAACCCGCAGGGCTGACGAATTTTCATTTGCTGAACGGCGAACGCGATCCCAGGGAAGTTTGCCAATTGATCGGCGAAATGATCGCTTCCGCGCCAATTGACATTGCCTTTGTCGGTATTGGCGAAAACGGTCATTTGGCGTTCAACGATCCGCCAGCGGATTTCAATAATGACGCTCCCTATATCGTCGTCAATTTGGACGAAGCCTGCCGCCGCCAGCAAGTCGGCGAAGGATGGTTTAACGACATTGACGAAGTTCCGCAGCAGGCGATTTCCATGTCTGTTCGGCAGATTCTGAAAGCTAAGGAAATCATCTGCATCGTTCCCGACGCCCGAAAGGCTGAAGCCGTCCGCAATTGTTTCGAGCGCGAAATTTCGCCGATGTATCCGGCTTCGGCGCTGCGCACACATTTGAACACGACGATTTACCTGGACACGGAAAGCAGTTCACTTTTGACCAAACCTTAA